TCGCCGCCGGTCTGCTCCACCGGGCCGGAGCCCGCGTCGGCGGTCTGTTCGTCCGCACCTGTGCGCAGCGCGAGGCGGAAGCGGCCGCTCTGGACGCCGCCCACCGCACGGCGACGGAGTTGGGGATCGAGTTCACGGTCCACGACGCGGCGGCACAATTCCAGCGAACGGTGCTGCGGGAGGCCCTGCGCATCGCGACCGCCGGCGGAACGCCCAGCGTCTGCCCCTACTGCAACGCCCGGCTCAAACTGGCCGTCTTGGCCCGGGAGGCCGAACGCCGGGGAACCCGGTTGATCGCCACGGGCCACTACGCCCGCGTCACCGTCGTCAACGACGTACCCCGACTCAGGCGCGCAGCGGCGCGGGAACGGGACCAGTCCTACTTCCTCCACCAACTCGCCCCGGAGCTGCTGGAGCGGCTGGTCCTGCCCCTGGGCGGGTTGGACAAAAGCCGGGTCCGCGCGCTGGCCCGCCGTTGGGGGCTGATCGCCGCCCGGCGCCCCGACAGCATGGACCTCTGCCCCGCCCTGGCCGATTCCCTCGCCACCGAGCTGATCCGCCGCGCCCCGCAACAGGCCCTGCCCGGACCGCTGCTCGACCACCACGGCCGCGAGCTTGGCACACACCAGGGGCTGTTCCGCTACACCATCGGCCAGCGCCGGGGCCTGGGCCTGGGCGGCGGGACGGCGGAACCGCTCTACGTGGTCGCCAAGGACCCCGGTCGTCGGGCCCTGTTCGTCGGCCCCGAGGAGCTGCTCTGGAGCCGGGAGATCGATGTCGAGCTCCAGGGGCCGCTCCACCAACCCCCGCCCGCCGGGCTCACCTGCCGACCGCGCCGCAACCACCCCGGCGCCCCCGTCGAGGTGCTGGAACGCGACGACGGGACGCTGCGCTTGCGCTTCCTCGCCCCCCAACGGGCGCTGACCCCGGGCCAGATCGCCGTGCTCTACGCCGACGAGCTCGTCGTCGGCGGCGGGGTGATCCGCCTGCCCCGACCCTAGCGGTAAAGAGCCTTGACCGCCCCCCAGCTACCCCCGGTCACCCCGATCGGATTGTCGTCCCACCGGCAGCGCAGCATCAAGTCGCCGTAGGCGTCGGTTTGACCCCAGTCGCCCCCGACGGGCCGGTGCCAGGAGTGTCCGCTGGCCGCAACGTCGCGACCCAGATAAAAGGCGTTCTCGCCGTCGTACCAGGCGACGTAGAAATACTGCGTCGGCACCTCGACGGCGACGTCGACCCACTGCCAGTAACCTTCACCGGCTGCTTCGCAGGCCCGGCTGTCGAGCAGTTGACCCGGCGCGCCGCCCGACGACGAATAGACCCGCAGCTCACCGTCGAACCCGCGCTCCCGCCAGACCGCCCAGGTGAACAGGCCCACCTGAGTCAGCGAGCCCTCCTCACTCGGTTTCTCGAACTCGACGGCCCAGCAACCCGTCTCGGAGACCGCACCGTAAAACTCGCCGTCGTCCCAGTAGAGCTCCGTTTCCTCAGCCGACATCACGACGGACAGCAGCAGCACGAAGCACAATACCAATCGCTGTCGCATGATCCTCCTTCGCAAACTGTAGTTTTCCGTCCAGCAAGCACCCCCCAACGAGCCCTTCCCCGTCGAACCGACCGGCCTTTGAAAAACAGCCTTCCGCCGCCGCGGCGCGAACGTTGATCGGCATGCCGGAACCGGCACGGTTTTTGCGGAGGCGGAGCGTTGCCGTCGGCCCAACGGTCGCCGAGATGCAAAAACCGTGCCGGTTCCGGCGCTGCCTGGTTTGCCGGCGCACGCCGAGCAAAACCGGCTGTTTTTCAAAGGCGATCACGCTTCCGACTGACAGCGATCCCGGAGCGTTACCTCAGCCCACGCTCGGCCAAAGGACTGGATAGCGCAAGGGAACGGCGCCGGGCCGTTCCCTTGTCGTCGCGGTTGGCTCGCTCGTTAGATGTGCAGGGCGCGTCCCAGGGCGTCCAGAGAGGCTTCGCGGACCATCTCCGGCAGGGTGGGGTGAGCGTGAATCGTCTCGGCGACCTGGTCCAGGGTCAAGCGGTTGGCGCAGGCCAGAGCCAGCTCGGCGATCAGCTCGCTGGCCCGGGGTCCGCAGACCCCGCCGCCGATGACCCGGTTGTCGGCGGCGTCGGCGATGACCTTGACCAACCCCGCGGTGTGGCCCGCGGTCAGGGCCTTGCCCGAGGCCCGGTAGGGGAAGCAGCCGACGAGAACCTCGATACCGGCCGTGGCGGCCTCGTCCTCGCTAAAGCCCACCGCCGACAGCTCGGGGATGGTGAAGACGCAGCGCGGGACACAATCGTAATGCACCTCGCCGTCCTCGGTGATCATGTGCTCGACGGCGACCTCGGCCTCATAGCTGGCCACGTGGGCCAGCATGTGGCCGCCGATGCAATCCCCGGCGGCGTAGGTGCGTTCCAGCGTAGTACGCAGCCTGGCGTCGACGACGAGCCCGCCCTGCTGAACCTCCAGACCGAGGGATCCGGTGTCGATACCGCTGAGGGAGGGCTTGCGTCCCGTGGCCACCAGCACGCGGTCGCACTCCTTACGCAGGTCCCGCTCGTCACCGTTGCGGCTCATCGTCACCTCGTAGCCGCCGTCATCGAGCTCCTCGACGCCCAGCACCCGGGTATCGGTATGGACGGTTATCCCGGCGCGCTTGAGCTGCTTGGACAACACCTCGGTCAACTCGGCGTCCTCCATCGGCAGGGCCCGCTCGAGCATCTCGACGACGGTCACCTCGCTACCCAGAGCGCTGTAGATGCAGGCGAATTCCAGCCCGATGACCCCGGCGCCGATGACGATCAGGCGCTCGGGAACCTCGGGCAAGGCCACGGCATCGGCGCTGGTCCAGGCCAGCTCGATGCCCGGCACCGGGGGCTTCGCCGGTTGGGAACCCGTCGAGAGCAGGACATAGTCGGCCTCGATGACACCTTCATCGTCGCCGTTCTCCCAGCGTAGCACGCCGGGCTCGCTCAGCTTGCCGCGGGCCTCGACAACCTCGACGCCCGCCTTCTCGAGCAGGCCGCGCACGCCGGTCACTAGGCGCTTGACCGTCGAATCCCGACGCTTACGCAGCTCGTCCAGCTCGAAGCGCAGGTTGTCGAGGGCCAGGCCGGAACGCTTGAAGGAACGATCGCTCAACTCGCGGTACAGGGTGGCGGCGTCGACGAGGGTCTTGGTCGGGATGCAGCCGACGTGCAGGCAGGTGCCGCCCAGCCAGCGCTCTTCGACGAGGGTCACGCGGGCGCCGAGCTGGGCCGCCCGCAAGGCGCCGACGTAGCCGGCCGGTCCGCCGCCGAGGATGGCGATGTGGGCCAAGGAGGTTCCTTTCGCTGTCGGGGTTGATTAGCGGTAGCGGGGGGTATTCGCTGATCGTCAGCTGCGGGTAAAGTAGCACATCAAGCTATCTCTGTCAACGTG
This sequence is a window from Candidatus Coatesbacteria bacterium. Protein-coding genes within it:
- the mnmA gene encoding tRNA 2-thiouridine(34) synthase MnmA, coding for MDGPEKQSADLRTRTADRPVLVGLSGGVDSAVAAGLLHRAGARVGGLFVRTCAQREAEAAALDAAHRTATELGIEFTVHDAAAQFQRTVLREALRIATAGGTPSVCPYCNARLKLAVLAREAERRGTRLIATGHYARVTVVNDVPRLRRAAARERDQSYFLHQLAPELLERLVLPLGGLDKSRVRALARRWGLIAARRPDSMDLCPALADSLATELIRRAPQQALPGPLLDHHGRELGTHQGLFRYTIGQRRGLGLGGGTAEPLYVVAKDPGRRALFVGPEELLWSREIDVELQGPLHQPPPAGLTCRPRRNHPGAPVEVLERDDGTLRLRFLAPQRALTPGQIAVLYADELVVGGGVIRLPRP
- the lpdA gene encoding dihydrolipoyl dehydrogenase, whose product is MAHIAILGGGPAGYVGALRAAQLGARVTLVEERWLGGTCLHVGCIPTKTLVDAATLYRELSDRSFKRSGLALDNLRFELDELRKRRDSTVKRLVTGVRGLLEKAGVEVVEARGKLSEPGVLRWENGDDEGVIEADYVLLSTGSQPAKPPVPGIELAWTSADAVALPEVPERLIVIGAGVIGLEFACIYSALGSEVTVVEMLERALPMEDAELTEVLSKQLKRAGITVHTDTRVLGVEELDDGGYEVTMSRNGDERDLRKECDRVLVATGRKPSLSGIDTGSLGLEVQQGGLVVDARLRTTLERTYAAGDCIGGHMLAHVASYEAEVAVEHMITEDGEVHYDCVPRCVFTIPELSAVGFSEDEAATAGIEVLVGCFPYRASGKALTAGHTAGLVKVIADAADNRVIGGGVCGPRASELIAELALACANRLTLDQVAETIHAHPTLPEMVREASLDALGRALHI